A genomic window from Flintibacter sp. KGMB00164 includes:
- the pxpB gene encoding 5-oxoprolinase subunit PxpB, with translation MADVKFLLTGDTSLSVEFGNEISTEINAKIRAFNIALENSKIPGIVETVPTYRSLMVHYDPSVIRYEPLVKRMKGLLGQLDKIQIPPSDVLEIPVLYGGEAGPDLDFVAEHAGKTPEEVIKIHTSTEYLIYMLGFTPGFTYLGGMDESIATPRLKQPRVKIPAGSVGIAGSQTGVYPIDSPGGWQLIGLTPVRMYDPDRAEPILPKAGEYIKFYSITKAEFDEIAAQEAAGTYVCKRHPRKEGAK, from the coding sequence ATGGCAGACGTAAAATTCCTCCTTACCGGGGACACCTCCCTGTCGGTGGAGTTCGGCAACGAGATCAGCACTGAAATCAACGCGAAGATCCGTGCCTTCAACATTGCCTTGGAGAACAGCAAGATCCCCGGCATCGTGGAGACAGTACCTACCTACCGCTCTCTTATGGTCCACTATGATCCCAGCGTTATCCGCTATGAGCCTCTGGTGAAGCGTATGAAGGGCCTGCTGGGTCAGCTGGACAAGATCCAGATTCCCCCCAGCGACGTGCTGGAGATCCCCGTGCTCTACGGCGGCGAGGCCGGTCCTGACCTGGACTTTGTGGCCGAGCACGCAGGCAAGACCCCGGAGGAGGTTATCAAGATCCACACCTCCACCGAGTACCTCATCTATATGCTGGGCTTCACCCCCGGCTTTACCTATCTGGGCGGCATGGACGAGTCCATCGCAACCCCCCGCCTCAAGCAGCCCCGGGTGAAGATTCCCGCCGGCTCCGTGGGCATTGCCGGCTCTCAGACCGGCGTGTATCCTATCGACTCCCCGGGCGGCTGGCAGCTCATTGGTCTGACTCCGGTGCGGATGTACGATCCCGACCGGGCCGAGCCCATCCTGCCTAAGGCCGGCGAGTATATCAAGTTCTATTCCATTACCAAGGCGGAGTTTGACGAGATCGCCGCCCAGGAGGCCGCCGGCACCTATGTGTGCAAGCGTCATCCCAGAAAGGAGGGGGCGAAATGA
- a CDS encoding NRAMP family divalent metal transporter: MSNQPNTAAAKPSRSVLFGAAFLMATSAIGPGFLTQTSTFTAQHGAALALVIVLAIIMDMTAQMNIWSVVTVSKMRAQDVANKLLPGLGVIIAILVAIGGLAFNVGNVGGVALGFNAMIGLDQKVGAVVAGCLGIIIFINKNAKTIMDKVATILAAVILVTVLVVAIISEPPLGEVGKGLVDFQYLLDPKTNMFTALTTLLGGSCGGYIAFSGAHRLLDAGISGPENIGHVRKSVLQGCGTSGAVRILLFLAVLGTCMSGTQWLAENAKIITDAANGGNPAAEAFRLAAGDLGYRLFGLCLFSAGVSSVVGAAYTSVSFLKTLHPFIAKYERQFVVGFIAFSTLMMVIVGNAAALLIIAGAFNGLILPVTLGVMLFAGHKTRIVGTEYKHPMWLTVLGAIVVVIALYSGIQAVPGILKLFA; the protein is encoded by the coding sequence GCTTCCTGACTCAGACCTCTACCTTTACCGCGCAGCACGGCGCGGCCCTGGCTCTGGTCATCGTGCTGGCCATTATCATGGATATGACCGCTCAGATGAACATCTGGTCCGTAGTTACCGTCTCCAAGATGCGTGCTCAGGATGTAGCCAACAAGCTGCTGCCTGGTTTGGGCGTTATCATCGCCATCCTGGTTGCCATCGGCGGCCTGGCCTTTAACGTAGGTAACGTGGGCGGCGTGGCCCTGGGCTTCAACGCCATGATCGGTCTGGACCAGAAGGTCGGCGCTGTGGTGGCCGGCTGCCTGGGTATCATTATCTTCATCAACAAGAACGCCAAGACCATCATGGACAAGGTGGCCACCATTCTGGCTGCTGTTATTCTGGTTACCGTTCTGGTGGTTGCCATCATCTCCGAGCCCCCTCTGGGCGAGGTCGGCAAGGGCCTGGTGGACTTCCAGTACCTGCTGGATCCGAAGACCAATATGTTCACCGCTCTGACCACCCTGCTGGGCGGCTCCTGCGGCGGCTACATCGCCTTCTCCGGCGCTCACCGTCTGCTGGACGCCGGCATCTCCGGTCCCGAGAACATCGGCCATGTGCGTAAGAGTGTGCTCCAGGGCTGCGGCACCTCCGGCGCTGTGCGTATCCTGCTGTTCCTGGCTGTGCTGGGCACCTGCATGAGCGGCACCCAGTGGCTGGCTGAGAATGCCAAGATCATCACCGACGCTGCCAACGGCGGCAACCCCGCTGCTGAGGCTTTCCGTCTGGCTGCCGGTGATCTGGGCTACCGTCTGTTCGGCCTGTGCCTGTTCTCTGCCGGCGTCTCCTCCGTGGTGGGCGCGGCTTACACCTCCGTGTCCTTCCTGAAGACCCTGCACCCCTTCATTGCAAAGTATGAGCGCCAGTTTGTGGTTGGCTTCATCGCCTTCTCCACCCTGATGATGGTCATCGTGGGCAACGCTGCTGCCCTGCTCATCATCGCCGGCGCCTTCAACGGCCTGATCCTGCCTGTGACTCTGGGCGTGATGCTCTTTGCCGGTCACAAGACCCGCATCGTGGGCACCGAGTACAAGCACCCCATGTGGCTGACCGTCCTGGGTGCCATCGTGGTCGTGATCGCTCTGTACTCCGGCATCCAGGCTGTCCCCGGCATCCTGAAGCTGTTTGCTTGA